The sequence below is a genomic window from Sphingobacterium sp. ML3W.
ATCCATCAATACACTAGTCGATAAAATCATCGAACACAAATTAAAATTGAATCAATTTGCAAATAGTAACATCACCTTGAAGGAAATTACCGAGTCAGCAAACATTTTTAAGGCGATGTTAAAGAGTATTTACCACGTCAGGGTGGATTATGACCTCAGTAAGAAAAAATAAGTTAAATTTATTGTATCAGCAATAAATTGACATACAATCGCTTACTAAAAACTTATGTTTATTTTGCAAAATAGGCTTTGCATAATAAAATAATTGGCTTATGTTTGCATAGTCAAAACAAGGAAGAATGCCTGAGTGGCCGAAAGGAACAGTTTGCTAAACTGTCGTACTGGAAACGGTACCGAGGGTTCGAATCCCTCTTCTTCCTCCAAGACACAACAAAGCCCGACTTTAAAGTCGGGCTTTGTTGTTTATGGATTAAAATTAACGCAATCTCAATCATTCCCACAACCCAACTTATTATCATTAATGAATGATTTCCTATCCAAAAAACAAATCAATCCATCTTATCATTCATTTCTTTTATCAAGTATTTATTTTGTCCGGAAAATAAACAAGACAGGCATTATAAAAATTTATCTTTCTAATAAATAACCAAAAACAGTAAAATATACCACTTTACAGATCTTTTCTAACACGTCTTTCATTACATCCTTAGTAATTTTGCATCATCATAATCGATGATAACAAAAAGACGAAGATGAAAATCAAAATAAAAAATACAACAGTCCCGACCTTCTTTCACAAAAACAGAATAGCTATGCACAGCTAATGCGGCACAATATGTGTGATGCCCTTTCACATCACTACAAACTATTTCATGATTGACCGAAACTGAAACAAGGTTCTGGCTACGAAACCATTAAATAGCATGTGAAAACTAAGAAATCAGTTTAAATACACTGATAACGACATTGACTAAAAAACACCATAATACTCCCAACCAATACGATACAACACTTCCCTATCCGGAATAATTAAAAAAAAGAAAATGATTACATTACATACCTATACAGAACAAAAAATAGCTGATGAACAGCAAAGACAAGAAATCATTGCGTTTCTTTTCCATCATCTGGAACAATATGGAGATCCAAAATCTGATATAGAAAAAGCCATCAACTATGCTATGGGCGAAGATAATAAGCCGGGTGGAATTTTATTGACTGCAATAGATGACAGTACCGGTGCATTGGCAGGGGTTTTGGTCATCAATAAAACAGGAATGCACACCTATATACCGGAAAATATTCTGGTATATATTGCCACCGACAAGAATCTCCGCGGAAAAGGGATCGGCAAAAAACTCATGCAACATGCTATTGAAATTTCAAATGGAGATATCGCACTCCATTGTGAACCGGATAATCCGGCAAAGCATTTGTATGAAAAACTGGGATTTACCAGTAAATATCTTGAAATGCGGTTAAAAAAATAACATGTCATATATCACCATAAATTCTGCTAAACTTCTTCATAATTTCACTTTTCTAGATAAACTTTTCAGCCGTAATCATATTGATTGGGCTATTGTAGGAAAACTATTGTGTGGAAATGAGAAATTTCTGAATGTTTTATTGGAAATAACAAACAAAGATGTTTGCGATTCGCGATTAAGTAATTTGAAAACGATCAAAAAACTATCGCCTACAACGCAAACCATTTACATAAAACCTCCAGCCCAAAGACTTGCAAAAAGTATTGTAGAATTTGCGGATGTAAGTTTTAATACAGAACTTAACACCATCAAAGCCCTTTCCGAGGAAGCTGTAAAACAGCAAAAAATTCACAAAATCGTTATAATGGTAGAAATGGGTGAACTTCGAGAGGGAATTATGGCTAAAAATCTACCTCAGTTTTATGGAGATATTTTACAATATCCCAATATTGAAATCGTAGGGATAGGCACCAATCTGAATTGCCTTAACGGAATACTTCCGGATGAGAAAAAACTGTTTAAGCTCAATCGTTACAAAGAAATCGTTGAAGAAACATATGGAATAAAAATATCTTATATTTCAGCAGGCTCATCGGTTACGATTCCTTTAATTTTCAGGAATCAGATTCCTGATGGGATCAATCATTTTAGGGTTGGAGAAACCTTATTTTTCGGAACTGATGTGTATCAGGACTCTCTGATCAGCGGAATGTATCAGGATGTCTTCAGACTTACGGTAGAAATTATTGAGATTATAGAAAAACCAATGATTCCAGCTGGCGATGTGGGAACCAACCTCACAGGGGAAACCCCTCAATATGACGCGAAAGATCTGGGTAAAAAATCAACGAGAGCAATCGTAGATATTGGATTGCTGGATATTGACCCCAAAAATATAACGCCCTTGCTTCAGGGAATAGAAATTATCGGTGCCAGTTCAGATATGCTTATTTTAGACTTGGGATCGAACACTTCCAAATTTAAAGTTGGCGACACACTGGATTTCAACATGGATTATATGGCCGTATTACGTGCTATGAATTCAGATTATGTTGACAAGAAAGTTGAGAGAACCTTTTCTCCGAGAGAACTGAAAATTTTAGAATTTAAAAATTAATTATCAACAGTTAAAAACCAAATTACACAAAGGACTCGCCTTGTCATTAAGATGGGTCCTTTGTATAATATACATAAAAACACGAATCAAAATTGAATAGTCAAAAAGATTATTTTATATTTAGGACTGTGCATAAAAATCGCCCATGTTGAATCAAGATATTCAAATTCTAACGTTAAATAAGCTGAACACCCATATCAGTCTACGGTCTGAACTGGGAATACTGACTATGGATAATTTTTTAGAAAAAGTGAACAAAAATGGAAATTTCAAAAATAAATTTTATGCTGTTTTCCTTTTCACTGATTGCAAAGGTTCTTTAAAAATTGATAATCAGTGCTATGATCTAATTCCACATCAGTTCTTTTTTCTCAATTACAATCAGGTTTTTAGTTTTCAGGATACCGAATCCTGCAAAGGTTATGTTCTATTGTTTACAAAGTCATTCTACAACTACATCTATACTGGAAACAAGATGATAAACAGTGATACTGCACTAGTAGAGATGTCGCCTTACATCATCCTAAAAAATGAAAGTAGAAAAGACCAATGGCAAAGTTTTGAAGAGCTAAAAAAAGAATACCAGTCAGAGAAAATTCTATTTAAAGAAGTAATCTGTCTGTTGCTGAAAGTTTTCGTTTTAAAATACATTCGCTACTCTCACAAAACGTCTCATCTCAATACCCAATCCGATCGAAAAAAAACGCTAGTTGATCATTTTAATAATCTTGTCAATATTAATTTTAAAGAACTAAAAACCACTTCTACCTATGCCAAAAAATTAAACATCACCCCTAATTATCTCAATGCCATCATCAAGGAAAGTCTGGATATCTCAGCTGGAAAGATCATTAAAAATCGTGTCATCCTAGAAGCAGAAAGGCTTTTATTACACACTACCCTTTCCGTTACAGAAATTTCCTACGAGCTAGGTTTTAGCGATAAATCTCATTTTGGAAAGTACTTTAAGGCTGAGAAGGAATATTCCCCAAATCAATATCGAAAAGCAAATACAGGATGATTTTGTTGTTTCGCTTCCCGAGTGCTCCTGTAACATCTATCCGTGGAGGTTTTTCAAAACATTTCAAAGTACAAATTGACTCCCAAACTTAGAAATTCTCACCTTTACAAGCCGTTTACGGGATAGCTAATACATTTTCTTTTCTGACTCGACTTTTTACAATTAGCGGTTATCCACAACAGTTTATCAAATTGACCAATAACTTTTTAATTTGTTCTTTATGCTTTTCTCTTACATTTTCAATTTCTAATGTTCCCCCAAGTATAAGCATTTCCTTCTGTTCATAACGTTTCCCTAGCCTGTCATCAAGCATGACACTTTGCATGCTCTGAGCAATGCCGATTTCATTTAAAAACTCGTTAGCATGTCCTGCTGTACAAATTATGGCTCCATATTTAATAATTTTCATTTTGGGTAAGTCTGCCTTTTGTCCATAAGCATAGCCTACTGAATACACTCTATCAAACCAACCTTTCATCATTGCCGGACAGTCACTCCACCAGACCGGATAAATAAAAATAATACGGTCAGCATTTTCTATTTTTCTATGTTCTTCAACCACATCTTTCGAAATTGGCAATTCAGTATTTGCAGCTCCTTCTCTACGGTATTCATTTTCTGTCAAATTACTTTGAAAATTGTTGGCATACAAATCAGAAACTTCAAGGCTACAGTTTTGTTCCATCAACATATTTTTCACTTGGTTTAATACCTGAAAAGTATAAGAGTTTTCACTTGGGTGACAGTAAACAATTAAAATATTCATCCTAATTCTATTTTGTTATGAATTCTATTGATTAGACCAATAAATTGCTTTTCGTAAGCTTAAAGTTTAAGTAACCAGATTATTTTCTTTAAACTCTTTTATACATAATTTGATATTCCCAATTTAAAATTTAATAAATAACGCAATAACAGCCGAGTTTTGTGATTTATCAACATTAGTAAACGGAAATTTTAAAAAAAAGGACAAAAAACAAGCATCTAGGCTTTGCAAAATAAAATAATTCGCTTATGTTTGCAATGTCAAAACAAGGAAGAATGCCTGAGTGGCCGAAAGGAACAGTTTGCTAAACTGTCGTACTGGAAACGGTACCGAGGGTTCGAATCCCTCTTCTTCCTCCAAGACAAAACAAAGCCCGACAACAGTCGGGCTTTGTCGTTTATAGTCATTACAATCTTCCCCTAATCATTGATCAACCGCTGCACTTCCTCAGCAGATTCAATAACATCAAACGATGTTGCACTGTGCGTGGAAGTAAGGATACAAAATATAGTGGTAAGCATTCGACCCTGATAATCATTTTGAACAAAATGCACAATGTTTTCTGCTATAAAATAAATGGGTCTTTCTATTACATCATCACCCTTTTTAACCCTTTGAGTTAGTTTAATTGATTTAGCCATATCCTTGTCTTTTATATATTAAATATAATCAAATCCTATCTTGAATCCAATGGTTAATTTCAAGCTATGCTAACATTGATAGATTGAATTCCAGATGTTTTCAGCAACAGTGGTGAAATTATAGAGAATTTAATTTACCAGAAAAATACCCCATCAATTCATTAGCCTTATTAAATAGCATCATACCTAATATTTGAACAACATTTTAGACGACGTAATAGATTTTGACGATAAAATCAAGCAAGCGTTCAATAAGGAAGCTTTAAGCCTTAAAAACGCTTATTTGGATAAATTGAGATTAGATTCGAAAGTACACTACAGCATGCACACATTATCGTCAATACTTTATCATCGTCTTTTGATATCTAAACCTAAGTAAGTAATTCCTTAGCATAAATGCTTATTTTTACACACAATGAACGAAGATCCTATTATTATCATTGGAGCTGGTCCAGCGGGATTAATGGCAGCACAGCAGTTGGCCACTAAAGGCTATCATGTACACATCTATGAAAAAAATAAAGCCGCTGCCAGAAAGTTTTTGGTCGCTGGGCATGGTGGTTTTAACCTCACACATAACGAACCGATAGATACCTTCGTTGAAAAATATGATGCGCATGAGATACAATGTATCGTTCGTTCTTTTGACAACTGCGCAACGGTCGCATGGCTTTCTTCTATAGGAATATCTACATACGTGGGTAGTTCAGGAAAAATATTTCCTAAAAAAAACATCAAACCCATCCAAGTATTACAAGCATGGCTCGATCATCTCAAACATTTGGGAGTGTCCATACACTATGGACATCGTTTGATTGATTTTGATACAAAATCAATCACTTACAGCCACAATGACATCACAATACACCAAAATTACCAAAAACTCATATTGGCTTTAGGGGGTGGATCATGGCAAAAAACAGGGTCAGATGCGGCATGGGTACCACTATTGGAGTCCAAAAACATCCGCATAAATCCCCTTCAATCAGCCAATTCAGGATACAACACAAGAGATAACTGGAAAAGTTTAGAAGGACAGGTTTTAAAAAACATACAGGTTTCATTTAATGGTTCCAAAAAATTAGGAGAACTGGTATTTACCACATATGGTATTGAAGGAAGTCCGCTGTACTACTTGAATCGCTACACAAGACCTTTTGACTTTCCACTAGATATCCAAATTGATTTAAAACCCAATATGGCAATAAATACTATTTTAAAACAACTTCAATCTGGTGGAAATGTTAGTTCGCTATTAAAAAATAACCTCAAACTATCAACCACAGCAATAGCACTTTTAAAAAAATTGGATAAATCAACATTTACAGATCCACAAGCCTTAGCGCGTGCCATAAAAAGCTATTCCATCCCGGTTACTGGACTTCGACCTATTGATGAGGTTATTTCTACTGCAGGTGGAATACCATTTACAGAACTAAACGAAAATCTTGCATTTCATCAATTTCAACAGGTATATTGTGCAGGTGAGATGATCGATTGGGAGGCTCCTACAGGTGGGTACTTGCTACAAGCTTGTTTTAGTACCGGAATGTGGGTAGCACAAGCAATTTGCAATCAAGATCGCTCCTGACGAGCAAATTACAGCAATAGACCATGTTAAATGGATTTTCGATGAATTTCCGAGGAATTGAAATAATACACCATGAATAGTGCAAAAAGCTCCTAAGATTAGCTTATTGAAAAACTACGCTTAGGAGCTTAAATTTTGATGAGATAGTATCGGCTCTAACGATAGGCCACAGAACCAATTTTACATTGACCTCCGATTCAGATGCTATCAAATTCAGGAGACATTTCAAAACGCAATTACCGCTTCACTATTTTATGAATTAATTTCTGGTAAGCATCGGCTATTTTTTTCATCCCAATATCATTAGGGTGGGCATAATCAACAGTAGAATTAATGTCTAAACCAATATCCTTATTCGTCAATAAATACACCTGCTTATCTCCCGTTTTTTTTGTTCGGTTTACAAATGCACTTGCCACAGCACTACTCTTTTTATATTCTTCGTTTTTATCTAAATTAAAAATCGCATTGTTGAAGCCCGAGCTATGCTCTGTTATGATGATGGGTGTTACTGGATGCTTTTTCCTAATTTCAGAGACAGCATTGGCTAATAATGAGTCCAATTGCTCTGCAGTTCGATCATTCGTTAAGGCCAAATTAGGAATACAATCCAAAATAAAAACTGCTGCATCAACCTGATTAATATGATCAATAATAGGTTGCTCCAATCGCCCATTTCCTGAAAATGCAACGTTAATAACGGGGTTGGTAATTTCTCTGCCTAAGATATTGGTCCAAGCCAAACCGGGGCGCGTCGCACAAGCTCCTTGCGCGATTGATGTCCCATAAACCACGATAGGATTTCCTTTTCCTGCAACAAATTCAAACTGCTTATTGGCAGCAACTCCAATTTCTAGCCATTCAACGGTATTATACAAAGGCAGATATAATCGGTAAGTGAAATTAGTATTCTCACCCAATGCCTTGTATTGATAGGTCACCGTATCTGCAAAATTATAGTTACCATAGGCCCAATTCCAAGCTCCCTTTTCATCCTGTGCATACAGATCTACACCGCTTACACCAGTAGTCGGCATATGCGGCATATTCATAGCTCCATTTACTTTATAGCGCACCGAAATGGCCTCTGCATCGGTCTGAAAGTCGATATACAATCCGGCACTATTGGTACCTAAGCTCCATACAGGAGATCGCACCTGACTTTTTAGATCCTCAGGCAAGCGGTAATAATTGGGCAACTCTGCTGAATGGACTCGTCCCTGGATTACCTTGCTCTCAAGTGGATTATTCCATTTGATAGTTTGTTGCGCAAAAGAGTTTACAGCAATAACAAGTCCCGCGAAAGTGAAAAATAAATTTAATTTCATAAAGTTAGATTGAAACTCAAATCTAACAATAAAGGAGTTAACTCGGAATAAGTATTTTAAATTATTCGGAAGGTGTTCCCAACACCTAATAGTAATCCTTTCCAAAAGAATCAAAAAGGGAGAGCACGACACAGTATAAATAATTGATGAGTACACAAAAAGGGTCATCACATGACATGATGACCCTTTTTTATATCTTGATAAACGACTATTAAAGAATAGCTTGTCTCACACGAACTAACTTCTCCATTAAATCTTCCAAATAATCCAAATGAAGCATATTAGCTCCGTCAGATTTCGCTTGTGCAGGGTTTGGATGTGTTTCAATGAATAAACCATCAGCTCCTACTGCAATGGCAGCCTTAGCAATTGTTTCAATTAACTCGGGTTTACCTCCTGTTACACCTGATGTTTGATTAGGCTGTTGTAACGAATGCGTACAATCCATGATTGTAGGTACTCCAAAACCTTTCATCTCAGGTATACCACGGAAATCAACAATTAGATCTTGATAGCCAAAAGTATTACCGCGATCTGTCAACAAAACATTCGTATTGCCAGATTCAATAACCTTATCTACAGCAAACTTCATCGAAGCTGCATTTAAAAACTGCCCCTTTTTAATGTTAACCACTTTACCTGTCTGCGCAGCAGCAACAAGCAGTTCAGTTTGACGACATAAAAATGCTGGAATCTGCAAAACATCTACATAAGCTGCTGCTAAAGCTGCTTCGTGACTTTCATGGATATCCGTTACCGTAGGAATTCCAAATGTTTTACCAACCTTCTCTAGAATACGTAATGCTTTCTCATCCCCTATACCCGTAAAAGAATCTACACGTGAACGATTAGCCTTACGATAAGAGCCTTTAAATATATAAGGAATATTTAATCTATCTGTAATAGTTACGATTTTCTCGGCGATACGTAAAGCGATTTCCTCTCCCTCTATCGCACATGGCCCTGCCATTAAAAAGAAATTCGTAGAATCTCCATTTTTAATTTGAGGTAGTACTGTATTTATCATTTAATATATGCGTTTCTAATTCCCTAATTCAGACATAAACTTTATTCGCATCAATTGAATATCTTCATACGAATAATCATCTCCATCTAAATCTTT
It includes:
- a CDS encoding helix-turn-helix domain-containing protein, which translates into the protein MLNQDIQILTLNKLNTHISLRSELGILTMDNFLEKVNKNGNFKNKFYAVFLFTDCKGSLKIDNQCYDLIPHQFFFLNYNQVFSFQDTESCKGYVLLFTKSFYNYIYTGNKMINSDTALVEMSPYIILKNESRKDQWQSFEELKKEYQSEKILFKEVICLLLKVFVLKYIRYSHKTSHLNTQSDRKKTLVDHFNNLVNINFKELKTTSTYAKKLNITPNYLNAIIKESLDISAGKIIKNRVILEAERLLLHTTLSVTEISYELGFSDKSHFGKYFKAEKEYSPNQYRKANTG
- a CDS encoding GNAT family N-acetyltransferase; protein product: MITLHTYTEQKIADEQQRQEIIAFLFHHLEQYGDPKSDIEKAINYAMGEDNKPGGILLTAIDDSTGALAGVLVINKTGMHTYIPENILVYIATDKNLRGKGIGKKLMQHAIEISNGDIALHCEPDNPAKHLYEKLGFTSKYLEMRLKK
- a CDS encoding NAD(P)/FAD-dependent oxidoreductase — encoded protein: MNEDPIIIIGAGPAGLMAAQQLATKGYHVHIYEKNKAAARKFLVAGHGGFNLTHNEPIDTFVEKYDAHEIQCIVRSFDNCATVAWLSSIGISTYVGSSGKIFPKKNIKPIQVLQAWLDHLKHLGVSIHYGHRLIDFDTKSITYSHNDITIHQNYQKLILALGGGSWQKTGSDAAWVPLLESKNIRINPLQSANSGYNTRDNWKSLEGQVLKNIQVSFNGSKKLGELVFTTYGIEGSPLYYLNRYTRPFDFPLDIQIDLKPNMAINTILKQLQSGGNVSSLLKNNLKLSTTAIALLKKLDKSTFTDPQALARAIKSYSIPVTGLRPIDEVISTAGGIPFTELNENLAFHQFQQVYCAGEMIDWEAPTGGYLLQACFSTGMWVAQAICNQDRS
- a CDS encoding NAD(P)H-dependent oxidoreductase, with the translated sequence MNILIVYCHPSENSYTFQVLNQVKNMLMEQNCSLEVSDLYANNFQSNLTENEYRREGAANTELPISKDVVEEHRKIENADRIIFIYPVWWSDCPAMMKGWFDRVYSVGYAYGQKADLPKMKIIKYGAIICTAGHANEFLNEIGIAQSMQSVMLDDRLGKRYEQKEMLILGGTLEIENVREKHKEQIKKLLVNLINCCG
- a CDS encoding SGNH/GDSL hydrolase family protein, with product MKLNLFFTFAGLVIAVNSFAQQTIKWNNPLESKVIQGRVHSAELPNYYRLPEDLKSQVRSPVWSLGTNSAGLYIDFQTDAEAISVRYKVNGAMNMPHMPTTGVSGVDLYAQDEKGAWNWAYGNYNFADTVTYQYKALGENTNFTYRLYLPLYNTVEWLEIGVAANKQFEFVAGKGNPIVVYGTSIAQGACATRPGLAWTNILGREITNPVINVAFSGNGRLEQPIIDHINQVDAAVFILDCIPNLALTNDRTAEQLDSLLANAVSEIRKKHPVTPIIITEHSSGFNNAIFNLDKNEEYKKSSAVASAFVNRTKKTGDKQVYLLTNKDIGLDINSTVDYAHPNDIGMKKIADAYQKLIHKIVKR
- a CDS encoding alanine racemase, giving the protein MSYITINSAKLLHNFTFLDKLFSRNHIDWAIVGKLLCGNEKFLNVLLEITNKDVCDSRLSNLKTIKKLSPTTQTIYIKPPAQRLAKSIVEFADVSFNTELNTIKALSEEAVKQQKIHKIVIMVEMGELREGIMAKNLPQFYGDILQYPNIEIVGIGTNLNCLNGILPDEKKLFKLNRYKEIVEETYGIKISYISAGSSVTIPLIFRNQIPDGINHFRVGETLFFGTDVYQDSLISGMYQDVFRLTVEIIEIIEKPMIPAGDVGTNLTGETPQYDAKDLGKKSTRAIVDIGLLDIDPKNITPLLQGIEIIGASSDMLILDLGSNTSKFKVGDTLDFNMDYMAVLRAMNSDYVDKKVERTFSPRELKILEFKN
- the kdsA gene encoding 3-deoxy-8-phosphooctulonate synthase; amino-acid sequence: MINTVLPQIKNGDSTNFFLMAGPCAIEGEEIALRIAEKIVTITDRLNIPYIFKGSYRKANRSRVDSFTGIGDEKALRILEKVGKTFGIPTVTDIHESHEAALAAAYVDVLQIPAFLCRQTELLVAAAQTGKVVNIKKGQFLNAASMKFAVDKVIESGNTNVLLTDRGNTFGYQDLIVDFRGIPEMKGFGVPTIMDCTHSLQQPNQTSGVTGGKPELIETIAKAAIAVGADGLFIETHPNPAQAKSDGANMLHLDYLEDLMEKLVRVRQAIL